Proteins from one Dromiciops gliroides isolate mDroGli1 chromosome 6, mDroGli1.pri, whole genome shotgun sequence genomic window:
- the LOC122730469 gene encoding actin, clone 302-like gives MVISAWGHQSQTSTEKLGEGEVCSAVIFDGGSRYFKVGFGGEQAPRFVFPCMVGRYKRQSVMPGMDARDTFIGNEVTDKRGKLTINYPIEHGIITDWDDMEKIWHHAFYNVLHVDPEERPLLVTENINTPKSNKEKLIEVMFETFKVPALYVAIQSILSLFSSGRTTGFVVNSGDQVTYNVAIDGGYILSDAIMNLQVSGWDLSMYLTKILVDKGYSLSTLAEWEMARAIKEKLCYVALDYAEEMHTEESSIEKKYELPDGRIITVGKERFRCPEALFRPSMLGVTSPGLHKNIYESLAKCDFEIRKIFYVNTILCGGNMLFPGLGERVAKEIKAQAPQMTKIKVIVPAECRFSSWFGGSLLTTLNSFQHMWIYNYEYEDFGASIIHRRCF, from the exons ATGGTGATAAGTGCATGGGGCCATCAAAGCCAAACAT CCACAGAAAAACTGGGAGAAGGTGAAGTTTGCTCAGCTGTTATATTTGATGGCGGCTCCAGATACTTCAAAGTGGGGTTTGGTGGAGAACAGGCCCCCCGATTTGTTTTCCCATGCATGGTTGGGCGCTACAAAAGGCAG AGTGTGATGCCCGGAATGGACGCAAGGGACACGTTCATCGGTAACGAAGTCACCGATAAGCGGGGAAAGCTCACTATCAACTACCCCATTGAACATGGGATCATCACGGACTGGGATGACATGGAGAAG ATCTGGCATCACGCCTTTTACAACGTGCTCCACGTGGACCCAGAGGAGCGTCCCCTCCTGGTGACAGAGAACATCAACACCCCAAAGTCCAACAAAGAGAAGCTAATAGAG GTTATGTTTGAAACCTTTAAAGTTCCAGCCCTGTACGTAGCAATCCAGTCCATTTTGTCCCTTTTTTCGTCGGGCCGGACCACTG GATTTGTCGTGAATTCTGGGGATCAAGTGACCTACAATGTTGCCATCGATGGTGGCTACATCTTGTCTGATGCCATCATGAACCTGCAGGTGTCAGGCTGGGACCTCTCCATGTACCTTACGAAGATTCTCGTTGACAAAGGCTACTCCCTgagcaccctgg cCGAATGGGAGATGGCCAGAGCCATCAAGGAGAAATTGTGCTACGTGGCTTTGGACTATGCGGAGGAAATGCACACTGAAGAATCCTCCATAGAGAAGAAATATGAGCTCCCTGATGGCCGAATCATTACCGTGGGCAAGGAGAGGTTCCGCTGTCCTGAGGCTTTGTTCCGACCATCCATGCTAG GGGTCACATCTCCAGGTCTTCACAAAAACATATACGAGAGCCTTGCAAAATGTGACTTTGAAATAAGGAAGATCTTTTATGTGAACACTATCCTTTGTGGAGGTAACATGCTCTTCCCAGGCCTGGGTGAACGAGTGGCCAAAGAAATCAAGGCCCAGGCACCCCAGATGACTAAGATTAAG GTGATTGTGCCTGCAGAATGCCGCTTCTCTTCCTGGTTTGGCGGCTCCCTCCTGACCACTCTGAATTCTTTTCAACATATGTGGATCTACAATTATGAATATGAGGACTTTGGTGCTTCCATCATCCATCGCCGATGCTTCTGA